In Rhipicephalus microplus isolate Deutch F79 unplaced genomic scaffold, USDA_Rmic scaffold_60, whole genome shotgun sequence, the following proteins share a genomic window:
- the LOC142788469 gene encoding uncharacterized protein LOC142788469 has protein sequence MQVSKSYVLFAKKSSNYFLVQFPSPHCCITIAVECAHMIHSLLILSGDVETNPGPNGNAAILTELQKLSAGQAQLIAEVQSLKSQLSTTDKRITDLNKRMGDLETHYQTLLPFRNDIEKTQTNVLNMTKKIQELETSLDDAENRSRRNNLLFYGIPDPTRNETWAESEKMIIDICNNNLGLTVQPNDIERAHRLGIPSLNRNRPIIVKFLSYKTRDALLSNGRKLKNTNYSIGEDFSRPVQYARKQLLAFAKARSDKFSLRFKTLHVGSKRYIFDASSHMVKEIA, from the coding sequence aTGCAGGTTAGTAAATCGTATGTCCTCTTCGCTAAAAAGTCGAGTAATTACTTCCTGGTGCAGTTCCCGAGCCCCCACTGCTGTATTACTATTGCTGTTGAGTGTGCTCATATGATTCACTCGTTGCTGATCTTATCGGGTGACGTCGAAACTAATCCTGGCCCTAACGGAAACGCTGCTATTCTTACTGAGCTACAAAAGCTAAGTGCCGGCCAGGCCCAGCTGATTGCCGAAGTTCAGAGTTTGAAATCTCAACTAAGCACAACGGATAAAAGAATAACAGACTTAAACAAACGAATGGGCGATCTCGAAACACATTACCAAACTCTTCTTCCCTTCAGAAATGATATCGAAAAAACACAGACTAACGTACTCAACATGACTAAAAAAATTCAAGAGCTAGAAACTTCCCTGGATGACGCTGAAAACAGGTCGCGCCGGAATAACCTTCTATTCTACGGCATCCCTGACCCCACTAGGAATGAAACGTGGGCTGAATCTGAAAAAATGATAATCGACATCTGCAACAATAACCTTGGACTAACAGTGCAGCCTAACGACATAGAACGCGCACATCGTCTCGGTATTCCTTCACTAAACCGAAATCGTCCCATAATTGTGAAATTTTTATCATACAAAACCAGAGATGCACTTTTATCAAACGGCAGGAAACTGAAGAACACTAACTACAGCATCGGGGAGGACTTTTCCCGCCCCGTTCAATATGCGCGCAAGCAATTACTTGCATTTGCAAAAGCACGTTCGGACAAGTTCTCCTTGCGGTTCAAAACACTGCACGTCGGGTCGAAGCGCTATATATTTGACGCATCATCACACATGGTTAAGGAAATTGCATAG